One part of the Chryseobacterium mulctrae genome encodes these proteins:
- a CDS encoding nuclear transport factor 2 family protein produces the protein MGKILIVLLFLSSFCFAQKTENDAIKESVEKLFTGMKNADTLMIKSVFADNAILQTITKNDVVKTEKLQNFLSSFSKLSKNDADEKIKFEAIHIDGNLASVFTPYEFYYKGKFSHCGANSFQLVKQNNVWKIQYLIDTRRTNCNK, from the coding sequence ATGGGAAAAATTTTAATCGTTTTGTTGTTTTTAAGTTCGTTCTGTTTCGCCCAGAAAACTGAAAATGATGCCATAAAAGAAAGTGTAGAAAAGCTTTTTACAGGAATGAAAAATGCAGATACACTCATGATAAAATCTGTTTTTGCTGACAATGCAATTTTACAGACGATAACAAAAAATGATGTAGTGAAAACTGAAAAACTACAAAATTTCCTGTCTTCTTTTTCTAAGTTATCAAAGAATGATGCAGACGAAAAAATTAAATTTGAAGCGATTCACATTGATGGAAATCTGGCGAGTGTTTTTACACCGTACGAATTCTATTACAAAGGAAAGTTCTCACATTGCGGAGCCAATAGTTTTCAGTTGGTAAAACAAAATAACGTCTGGAAAATTCAATATTTAATCGATACAAGAAGAACAAACTGTAATAAATAA
- a CDS encoding endonuclease/exonuclease/phosphatase family protein, with protein sequence MWETYLVLSALLLILTILPKIPSPHWIFRFPDFGKIQITYFTIITFALGFIIEKTDYFWYLQGLLLAMIIYHGITLIKYTPFYKVKKHPQTDQSSKKYHFISANVYQFNTDFEKFINLINKNKPDIFLTMESNGDWEKALQVLEKDYPYQHKVTLENTCGMHFYSKIKVEESKTHYFVADDIPSIEAHLKTEDGFEFVFFGVHPPPPSPTEEETSKERDGDILSVAKRVTKIKKPVIVVGDFNNVAWSKSSILFRKTSHLIDPRVGHAFVSTFHAKYWLFRFPIDLMFHSEDIFIKDLKTLENFGSDHLPIYCEFFIDHHNDDQEERIEQADSEEIAEAEEMIEEGKKEDGERDSVVTED encoded by the coding sequence ATGTGGGAAACTTATCTTGTTCTAAGTGCTTTATTACTGATTTTAACCATATTGCCAAAAATTCCGAGTCCGCATTGGATTTTTCGGTTTCCTGATTTTGGTAAAATTCAGATCACTTATTTTACAATCATCACTTTTGCTTTAGGATTTATTATTGAAAAGACAGACTATTTCTGGTATCTGCAAGGTCTATTATTGGCAATGATTATTTATCACGGAATTACGCTGATTAAATATACTCCGTTTTATAAAGTTAAAAAGCATCCACAAACCGATCAATCTTCAAAGAAATACCACTTCATTTCTGCCAATGTTTATCAGTTTAATACCGATTTCGAAAAATTTATTAATCTCATCAACAAAAACAAACCGGATATATTTCTAACAATGGAAAGCAACGGCGATTGGGAAAAAGCGCTGCAGGTTTTAGAAAAAGATTATCCGTACCAACATAAAGTCACACTTGAAAATACCTGCGGAATGCATTTTTATTCTAAAATAAAAGTTGAAGAATCAAAAACGCATTATTTTGTAGCGGATGATATTCCGAGTATTGAAGCACATTTAAAAACCGAAGATGGTTTTGAATTTGTATTTTTTGGAGTTCATCCTCCTCCGCCAAGTCCGACCGAAGAAGAAACTTCAAAAGAAAGAGACGGCGATATTCTCAGTGTTGCCAAAAGAGTCACCAAAATAAAAAAGCCGGTGATTGTTGTGGGAGATTTCAATAATGTTGCTTGGTCTAAATCTTCCATTTTATTCAGAAAAACAAGTCATTTGATTGATCCCAGAGTCGGTCATGCTTTTGTATCTACTTTCCATGCAAAATACTGGCTTTTCAGATTTCCTATCGATCTGATGTTTCACAGTGAAGATATTTTCATTAAAGATTTAAAAACTTTAGAAAATTTCGGTTCAGATCACCTTCCGATTTATTGTGAATTCTTTATCGATCATCACAATGATGATCAGGAAGAACGTATAGAACAAGCAGATTCTGAAGAAATTGCAGAAGCCGAAGAAATGATCGAAGAAGGAAAAAAAGAAGATGGAGAACGTGATTCAGTCGTTACTGAAGATTAA
- a CDS encoding phosphatase PAP2 family protein, with protein MGFKNEFLSDFSTYLKDKRKTFFLCFSIFFIVVFLFLSFYVVDSSPKSWDLLVSQELQEEPSAILDVLMKGFSWLGTVYVAAVMVVVFSLIFLIFKYTKESLFVLSCLLSGGVSYVLKMLIDRPRPTTDFVRIVEETHYQSFPSGHVLFYTAFFGTLIVIAISSGILKLSWKIMISAICSAMIVLGAVSRIYLGAHWFTDVIGGFIVGVLFVMFTGSVYLRSKKKSALIQE; from the coding sequence ATGGGTTTCAAAAATGAATTTCTGAGTGATTTCTCAACCTATCTCAAAGATAAAAGAAAAACGTTTTTTCTGTGTTTTTCTATTTTTTTTATCGTTGTTTTTCTTTTTTTGAGTTTTTATGTGGTTGATTCTTCTCCAAAATCCTGGGATCTTCTTGTTTCTCAGGAACTGCAGGAAGAGCCAAGTGCAATTTTAGACGTTTTAATGAAAGGCTTTAGTTGGTTGGGGACTGTGTATGTTGCAGCAGTTATGGTTGTTGTATTTTCTTTGATTTTCTTGATATTTAAATATACCAAAGAATCTCTTTTTGTCTTGTCATGTCTTTTATCAGGCGGTGTAAGTTATGTTTTAAAAATGCTTATCGATCGTCCGAGACCTACGACAGATTTTGTAAGAATTGTTGAAGAAACGCATTATCAAAGCTTTCCGAGCGGTCATGTTTTGTTTTATACTGCTTTTTTCGGAACATTGATCGTGATTGCAATTTCATCGGGAATTTTAAAATTATCTTGGAAAATAATGATCTCTGCAATCTGTTCGGCGATGATTGTTTTGGGTGCTGTTTCGCGTATTTATTTGGGTGCACATTGGTTTACAGATGTAATCGGCGGATTCATCGTTGGTGTTCTTTTCGTGATGTTTACAGGAAGTGTTTATCTCAGAAGTAAAAAGAAATCAGCTCTTATTCAGGAATAA
- a CDS encoding diphosphomevalonate/mevalonate 3,5-bisphosphate decarboxylase family protein produces MTTQEFLGKENFTIQNRTVSESCPSNIALIKYWGKYKDQIPANPSISFTLNHCKTNTEMEFLANETFSVQTFLSGNEEVKFAEKIEKYFKSIEQYLPWILKGKYVIRTENTFPHSSGIASSASGFGAIAKCLMKLDESFSGKNPDEESLTKASFLARLGSGSACRSLYNGLVVWGESDEVEGSSDLFAVQYPNSEIHDIFKDFNDWVLLIHEGVKSVSSTVGHGLMNTNPYAERRFQEARENFVPMKEILKSGDLQNFIKLVEHEALTLHAMMMMSDPAFILMKTGTLEVINKIWDFRRETNLPLFFTLDAGANVHLLFPNDSSEEKIKTFIEAELLQHTQKNGVVKDVMKF; encoded by the coding sequence ATGACAACACAAGAATTTTTAGGAAAAGAAAATTTTACGATACAAAATAGAACGGTTTCAGAAAGCTGTCCGTCGAATATTGCTTTGATTAAATATTGGGGCAAATATAAGGATCAAATTCCGGCAAATCCGAGTATCAGTTTTACATTAAACCATTGTAAAACAAATACAGAGATGGAATTTTTAGCCAATGAAACATTTTCTGTTCAGACTTTTCTATCAGGAAACGAAGAAGTGAAGTTTGCCGAAAAAATTGAAAAATATTTTAAAAGTATCGAACAGTATCTTCCTTGGATTTTAAAAGGAAAATATGTTATCAGAACAGAAAATACATTTCCTCACAGTTCAGGAATTGCGAGTTCAGCATCAGGTTTTGGAGCGATTGCAAAATGTCTGATGAAATTGGATGAAAGTTTTTCCGGAAAAAATCCTGATGAAGAATCTTTAACAAAAGCATCTTTTTTAGCAAGATTAGGAAGCGGAAGTGCTTGCAGAAGCCTTTACAACGGATTGGTTGTTTGGGGCGAATCTGATGAGGTTGAAGGAAGTTCAGATTTGTTTGCAGTACAATATCCGAATTCTGAAATTCATGATATTTTCAAAGATTTTAACGATTGGGTTTTACTGATTCATGAAGGTGTAAAAAGCGTATCTTCTACAGTTGGTCATGGTTTGATGAATACCAATCCATATGCGGAAAGAAGATTTCAGGAAGCAAGAGAAAACTTTGTTCCGATGAAAGAGATCTTGAAAAGCGGAGATTTACAAAATTTTATAAAATTAGTAGAACACGAAGCATTGACGCTTCACGCAATGATGATGATGAGCGACCCTGCATTTATTTTAATGAAAACAGGAACTTTAGAAGTGATCAATAAAATCTGGGATTTCAGAAGAGAAACCAACTTACCGTTATTTTTCACTTTAGATGCAGGTGCAAATGTTCATTTACTGTTTCCAAATGATAGTTCAGAGGAGAAAATAAAAACTTTCATCGAAGCTGAATTGCTTCAACATACTCAGAAAAATGGAGTAGTGAAGGATGTGATGAAATTTTAG
- a CDS encoding AMP-dependent synthetase/ligase, producing MNLAEAIIKKNIEKHPLKSAVGFKKKEGWKELSWKKFGEIVFKTANALKDSGVEENDKVAIYAENSAEWMIFDLAAMSIGAITVPIYSTNNAEQAEFILKDSGAKIVLVGDQTQYDGCLEILKKEDTDNLLKTIIVSKKAVWIKKEFSSFYLEDFIAKSSPELEVISKNDDDLATIIYTSGTTGMPKGVMLTHGNFIKAFDAHFEFFKFKNFEEELSLAFLPLSHVFERSWSLLCLYGGARVYFLEDPKSIAKALEEVKPTMMCAVPRFFQKVYAGVLEKAEESSSLKKKIFNWALEVGKQTGELRRTEKQIPFGLKIKETFAELLVYSKIKEKMGGRLWFMPCGGASLSPEVTQFFESVNIHLTVGYGLTETTATLTAFPFTNFEHGSCGKPLPGVEIRIGEQDEIQAKGNGIMKGYYNKPEETEKVFTQDGWFKTGDAGKFDEKGNLFITDRIKDLMKTSNGKYIAPQMIENLLTNNNFIQQIVLIAEGKQFVSALIVPNFEFLSEYLKKKNIPFTNWEELVKKKEIIDFYKEKINELQQHLSDFEKVKKFTLMPAEFEIGTGEITPTLKIKRNIVLKKYADIIEKMY from the coding sequence ATGAATCTTGCAGAGGCAATTATTAAAAAAAATATAGAAAAGCATCCTTTAAAATCGGCAGTTGGTTTCAAAAAAAAGGAAGGCTGGAAAGAATTGAGCTGGAAAAAGTTTGGCGAAATTGTTTTTAAAACCGCCAATGCGCTGAAAGATTCAGGTGTTGAGGAAAATGATAAAGTAGCGATTTATGCTGAGAATTCTGCAGAATGGATGATATTTGATCTGGCTGCAATGTCGATTGGCGCTATTACAGTTCCTATTTATTCTACCAATAATGCAGAGCAGGCAGAATTTATATTAAAAGATTCGGGTGCAAAAATTGTTTTGGTTGGAGATCAGACGCAATATGACGGTTGTCTTGAAATTTTGAAAAAAGAAGACACCGACAATCTTCTTAAAACTATCATCGTTTCTAAAAAAGCAGTCTGGATTAAGAAAGAATTCAGCAGTTTTTATCTTGAAGATTTTATTGCTAAATCTTCTCCGGAACTTGAAGTTATTTCTAAAAATGATGATGATTTAGCAACGATTATTTATACTTCCGGAACTACAGGAATGCCGAAAGGAGTGATGTTAACGCATGGAAATTTCATTAAAGCATTTGATGCGCATTTTGAGTTTTTTAAATTTAAAAATTTCGAAGAAGAATTGTCATTAGCATTTTTACCTTTAAGCCACGTTTTTGAAAGAAGCTGGAGCTTACTTTGTCTGTATGGTGGAGCGAGAGTCTATTTTTTAGAAGACCCGAAAAGTATAGCGAAAGCTTTGGAAGAGGTAAAGCCAACGATGATGTGTGCGGTCCCTAGATTTTTCCAGAAAGTGTATGCCGGAGTTTTAGAAAAAGCAGAAGAAAGTTCGTCACTAAAAAAGAAAATCTTCAATTGGGCTTTAGAAGTAGGAAAACAAACCGGAGAATTAAGAAGAACGGAAAAACAAATTCCATTCGGTTTAAAAATAAAAGAAACCTTTGCAGAATTGCTGGTTTACAGTAAAATTAAAGAAAAAATGGGTGGCAGACTTTGGTTTATGCCTTGTGGAGGCGCTTCTTTGTCACCGGAAGTTACCCAGTTTTTCGAATCGGTGAACATTCATCTTACCGTTGGTTACGGTCTTACTGAAACTACTGCGACTTTAACAGCTTTTCCGTTCACAAATTTTGAACATGGAAGCTGTGGAAAACCTTTGCCGGGTGTAGAAATTCGTATTGGTGAACAAGACGAAATTCAGGCAAAAGGAAATGGAATTATGAAAGGATATTACAACAAGCCTGAAGAAACCGAAAAAGTTTTTACTCAAGATGGTTGGTTTAAAACCGGTGATGCCGGAAAGTTTGACGAAAAAGGTAATCTGTTTATTACCGACAGAATCAAAGATCTGATGAAAACATCCAACGGAAAATATATTGCTCCGCAAATGATCGAAAATTTGCTGACCAATAATAATTTCATCCAGCAGATTGTTTTAATTGCAGAAGGAAAACAGTTCGTTTCGGCCTTAATTGTTCCGAATTTTGAGTTTTTGAGTGAGTATCTTAAGAAAAAGAATATTCCGTTTACCAATTGGGAAGAGCTTGTAAAAAAGAAAGAAATAATCGATTTTTACAAAGAAAAAATCAACGAATTGCAACAGCATCTTTCTGACTTCGAAAAGGTAAAAAAGTTTACTTTAATGCCTGCCGAATTTGAAATTGGTACAGGAGAAATAACCCCAACCTTGAAGATTAAAAGAAATATCGTGCTGAAAAAATATGCTGATATTATTGAGAAAATGTATTAA
- a CDS encoding NAD-dependent epimerase/dehydratase family protein has translation MVFVTGATGILGRVIVLELLKKGKKVRAAKRPSSNINEVKHSYQFYTENPDDFFNKIEWLDVDFDDINAVESALKEVTEVYHCAAKVSFHPKDEKEMYHTNIKATENLLFACENSTVEKFLHVSSIAVLDLLNEKGELEESSDFNPKEEHSAYAISKHLSEMEIWRASAEGLNAIIINPGMIIGTGNWGKSSGDIFPTFENNSFTFSGGTSYVDVRDVAKVSIKLMENNAFGERFIIISESKKYADLGKQIRTKLGLKEAKILSKSTLQIGRIANWFFGWIFPQLKMATKSNIDAVSSLNVISNQKIKDKLDFKFIPVQESIDFHLNNYINDKKLNKK, from the coding sequence ATGGTTTTTGTAACAGGAGCAACAGGAATTTTAGGCAGAGTCATCGTTTTAGAACTTTTGAAAAAAGGTAAAAAAGTGCGTGCTGCAAAAAGACCTTCAAGCAACATCAATGAAGTAAAACATTCTTATCAGTTTTATACCGAAAATCCGGATGATTTTTTCAATAAAATCGAATGGCTTGATGTTGATTTCGATGATATTAATGCTGTTGAATCTGCCTTAAAAGAAGTTACCGAAGTTTATCACTGTGCTGCAAAAGTAAGTTTTCATCCGAAAGATGAGAAAGAGATGTATCATACCAACATCAAGGCTACAGAAAATCTTCTTTTTGCCTGTGAAAATTCTACAGTAGAAAAATTTCTTCACGTCAGTTCAATTGCTGTGCTGGATTTATTGAATGAAAAAGGCGAGCTTGAAGAAAGTTCAGATTTTAATCCTAAAGAAGAACATTCGGCTTATGCGATTTCAAAACATCTTTCAGAAATGGAAATTTGGAGAGCTTCTGCAGAAGGATTAAATGCAATTATCATCAACCCTGGAATGATTATAGGAACAGGAAACTGGGGAAAAAGCAGTGGCGATATTTTCCCGACTTTTGAAAACAATAGTTTTACTTTCTCGGGCGGAACAAGTTATGTTGATGTAAGAGATGTGGCTAAAGTTTCAATCAAATTAATGGAAAATAATGCTTTCGGAGAACGTTTTATCATCATTTCTGAAAGTAAAAAATACGCTGATCTTGGAAAACAGATCAGAACAAAATTAGGGTTAAAAGAAGCGAAAATTCTTTCAAAAAGTACTTTGCAAATCGGAAGAATTGCCAATTGGTTTTTCGGATGGATTTTTCCTCAACTGAAAATGGCCACCAAATCAAACATTGATGCAGTTTCTTCTCTTAATGTGATTTCTAATCAGAAAATTAAGGATAAATTAGATTTTAAATTTATTCCGGTACAAGAAAGCATCGATTTTCATCTCAACAATTATATTAACGACAAAAAGCTGAACAAAAAATAA
- a CDS encoding alpha/beta fold hydrolase: protein MEILHSKIFGENLSSTPLLVFHGLFGMLDNWGSFGKELGDFLPVHLIDLRNHGRSFHSEEMSHDDLADDIANYMNHYGIEKANVLGHSLGGKAVMQFAINYPEKVEKLIVVDISPKAYPPHHQGIIKALEMVDFNTVASRSDVEAVLTQYIPEKSTIQFLAKNLYWEESGESKKLNWRFNLKTLAEKYNQFVSNAIKYGVFQGETLFIAGEKSNYILPQDEFPIKQQFPKAQFVKIKNAAHWVQADNPVDFATVVKDFLNLNN from the coding sequence ATGGAAATTTTACATTCAAAAATATTTGGCGAAAACTTGTCGTCAACACCGCTTTTAGTATTTCACGGTTTGTTCGGAATGCTTGATAACTGGGGAAGTTTCGGAAAAGAATTGGGCGATTTTTTACCAGTTCATTTAATTGATTTAAGAAATCATGGCAGAAGCTTTCATTCTGAAGAGATGTCGCATGATGATTTGGCAGATGATATTGCCAATTATATGAATCATTACGGAATTGAAAAAGCTAACGTTTTAGGACATTCTTTGGGTGGAAAAGCAGTGATGCAGTTCGCAATTAATTACCCTGAAAAAGTAGAAAAATTAATCGTTGTGGATATTTCTCCAAAAGCTTATCCGCCGCATCATCAGGGAATTATCAAAGCTTTGGAAATGGTAGATTTTAATACCGTTGCTTCCAGAAGTGATGTTGAAGCGGTTTTAACTCAATATATTCCTGAGAAATCAACGATTCAGTTTTTAGCTAAAAACTTGTATTGGGAAGAATCTGGTGAAAGTAAAAAACTTAACTGGAGATTTAATCTGAAAACGCTTGCAGAAAAATACAATCAATTTGTTTCTAATGCTATTAAATATGGAGTTTTTCAGGGAGAAACTTTATTTATTGCCGGCGAAAAATCAAATTATATTTTACCTCAAGATGAGTTCCCCATTAAACAGCAGTTTCCAAAAGCTCAATTTGTAAAAATTAAAAATGCTGCACATTGGGTTCAGGCAGATAATCCTGTAGATTTTGCAACTGTAGTAAAAGATTTTCTGAATTTAAACAACTAA
- a CDS encoding pyridoxine 5'-phosphate synthase: MTKLSVNINKIATLRNARGGETPSVTEAAIKIQEFGAHGITIHPRPDERHITRKDVYDLKPLVTTEYNIEGNPHREFIDMVLNVKPEQVTLVPDADDAITSNAGWDTKKHFDFLKEIIAEFKNTGIRTSIFLDPNPELAESAAKTGADRIELYTEAYAKNYTVNKEEAIKPYYETAVKAAEFGLGINAGHDLSLENLKYFADNIPNLLEVSIGHALVSEALYMGMENTVQAYLKRLAKWA; this comes from the coding sequence ATGACAAAACTAAGTGTAAACATTAATAAAATTGCAACGCTGAGAAACGCAAGAGGTGGTGAAACGCCAAGTGTGACAGAAGCTGCAATAAAAATTCAGGAATTCGGTGCACATGGAATCACCATTCATCCAAGACCTGATGAAAGGCACATTACCAGAAAAGATGTATATGATTTAAAGCCTTTGGTTACCACCGAATATAATATTGAAGGAAATCCTCACAGAGAATTTATTGACATGGTTTTAAATGTGAAACCGGAACAGGTGACTTTGGTTCCTGATGCGGATGATGCCATTACTTCAAATGCAGGTTGGGATACCAAAAAACACTTTGATTTTTTAAAAGAAATTATTGCTGAATTTAAAAATACAGGAATCCGTACATCTATTTTTCTTGATCCTAATCCTGAATTAGCAGAGTCTGCTGCAAAAACCGGAGCAGATAGAATTGAATTGTACACAGAAGCTTATGCAAAAAATTATACAGTCAATAAAGAAGAAGCCATTAAACCTTATTATGAAACGGCTGTAAAAGCTGCGGAATTCGGTTTAGGAATTAATGCAGGTCACGATTTAAGTTTAGAAAATTTAAAATATTTTGCAGATAATATTCCGAATCTTTTAGAAGTTTCTATTGGTCATGCTTTGGTTTCTGAAGCTTTGTACATGGGAATGGAAAACACGGTTCAGGCGTATTTAAAGAGATTGGCAAAATGGGCATAA
- a CDS encoding mechanosensitive ion channel family protein → MKDEIKDTKSFFQEISEQLYIYVSKISPSGTDWIFHIIVKIGLLIAIFLLFDFIFKLIINYTFLFFHNENKFPVLKSVYQSRITNSVAHFIALSFIASMHESIFVGALTKTTIFIHRAVNLGMVLILAGMLYRSLTGFRYYFTIKQDYYKVMAINAISETVKILGIFIFTVVSICVVFGIKGTTIVGSLGAITAVLVLVFRDTILGFVTGIHVATSKSLKVGDWIGIPKYNIEGNILDISLLTTKIANFDKTISSIPTYDLLTTEIKNLQVMSESNTRRIKKSIFFNINSFKFLNNEEIERLKEINLISDYLNDKTSEINQEKESINHKDKVINGRQLTNIGVFRYYAQKYLENDPEIDKESAIMVRQLEITTQGLPMEIYCFTNDSNWQRFEQIQADIFDHLLVASKEFDLQIMQIGLPK, encoded by the coding sequence ATGAAAGACGAAATAAAAGATACCAAGAGTTTTTTTCAGGAAATCAGTGAACAACTTTATATTTATGTAAGCAAAATCTCTCCATCCGGAACGGATTGGATTTTTCATATTATTGTTAAGATTGGATTACTGATTGCTATTTTTTTATTGTTTGACTTTATTTTCAAACTCATCATCAATTATACTTTTCTGTTTTTTCACAACGAAAATAAATTTCCTGTTTTAAAATCTGTTTATCAGTCAAGAATTACTAATTCCGTAGCACATTTTATAGCATTGAGTTTTATCGCTTCAATGCATGAGTCTATTTTTGTAGGTGCACTTACCAAAACCACGATTTTTATTCATCGTGCGGTTAATTTGGGTATGGTTCTTATTCTTGCAGGAATGCTTTATCGTTCTTTAACGGGTTTTAGGTATTATTTCACAATTAAACAGGATTATTATAAAGTAATGGCAATCAATGCTATTTCAGAAACGGTAAAGATTCTGGGAATTTTTATTTTCACTGTAGTGAGCATTTGTGTGGTTTTTGGGATTAAAGGAACTACAATTGTAGGAAGCTTAGGAGCAATAACGGCGGTTTTGGTATTGGTTTTTAGAGATACTATTTTAGGTTTTGTAACCGGGATTCACGTTGCAACTTCAAAAAGCTTAAAAGTAGGCGACTGGATCGGTATTCCTAAATATAATATCGAAGGAAATATTTTGGATATCAGTTTATTGACTACGAAAATTGCTAATTTTGATAAGACAATTTCCTCAATTCCAACGTACGATTTACTGACTACTGAGATAAAAAACCTTCAGGTAATGTCTGAATCGAATACCCGAAGAATTAAAAAATCTATTTTCTTTAATATCAATTCATTCAAATTTTTAAATAACGAAGAAATTGAACGTTTAAAAGAAATCAATCTTATTTCAGATTATCTGAATGATAAAACTTCAGAAATCAATCAGGAAAAAGAATCGATTAACCATAAAGATAAAGTGATTAACGGAAGACAGCTTACCAACATTGGTGTTTTCAGGTATTATGCACAAAAATATCTAGAAAATGATCCTGAAATTGATAAAGAAAGCGCAATTATGGTTCGCCAGTTGGAGATCACTACGCAAGGGCTTCCAATGGAAATTTATTGTTTCACCAATGATTCAAATTGGCAGCGTTTTGAGCAGATTCAGGCAGATATTTTTGACCATTTATTGGTTGCCTCAAAAGAATTTGATCTTCAGATTATGCAGATAGGATTGCCAAAATAA
- a CDS encoding DUF456 domain-containing protein: MDHSLISLLSIILLILGILGTFLPVLPGLVLSLAGLLIYKYGTDSDLSVLYIWAFVILTLASAVLNYVIPAKTNRKYGGTRWGSIGSIIGTIVGIFIPIPLGFLVGMFAGVFIGELLHDSKDMNKALKSTKGAFIGFIYGTGFSLVVGIAMLLVVILDIVNVI, translated from the coding sequence ATGGATCACTCATTAATTTCTCTGTTAAGTATTATTTTACTTATTCTGGGAATCTTAGGAACTTTTTTACCTGTTTTACCGGGGCTTGTTTTAAGCCTTGCCGGATTGTTAATTTATAAATACGGAACAGATTCTGATCTTTCAGTTCTTTATATTTGGGCTTTCGTTATTCTTACACTTGCGTCCGCTGTTTTAAACTATGTAATTCCTGCAAAAACCAACAGGAAATACGGTGGAACACGTTGGGGAAGTATAGGCTCGATCATCGGTACAATTGTAGGAATCTTCATTCCAATTCCCCTTGGATTTTTGGTAGGAATGTTTGCCGGAGTTTTTATTGGTGAACTTTTACACGACAGTAAAGACATGAACAAAGCATTAAAATCTACAAAAGGTGCTTTTATCGGTTTTATTTACGGAACAGGATTTAGTTTAGTTGTAGGAATTGCAATGCTTTTAGTTGTAATTTTAGACATCGTTAACGTCATATAA
- a CDS encoding uracil-DNA glycosylase, protein MTWTEILAPIKSTEYFTQLWEKVKQEYAITKVFPPKNQIFRALELTAFEDVEVVIIGQDPYHNDFQANGLCFSVSEQVTAPPSLKNIFTELKDDVGVERTSKELDDWAKQGVLLLNATLTVRAHSPNSHKDLGWEKFTDFIIKEISDKKENVVFVLWGAFAQKKAELINPAKHFIIKSAHPSPFSVYRGFYGSKPFSKINEYLASKGKKTISW, encoded by the coding sequence ATGACCTGGACAGAAATTTTAGCCCCAATAAAAAGCACAGAATATTTTACTCAACTTTGGGAAAAAGTAAAACAAGAGTACGCAATAACAAAAGTATTTCCTCCGAAAAATCAGATTTTCAGAGCGTTGGAATTAACTGCTTTTGAAGATGTGGAAGTTGTAATTATTGGCCAAGATCCTTATCATAACGATTTTCAGGCAAATGGTTTGTGTTTTTCAGTTTCAGAACAGGTTACAGCGCCACCTTCGCTTAAAAATATTTTTACTGAATTAAAAGATGATGTAGGAGTGGAGCGAACTTCAAAAGAGTTGGACGATTGGGCTAAACAAGGTGTTTTATTGTTAAATGCAACATTGACCGTTCGTGCGCATTCTCCAAATTCTCACAAAGATTTAGGCTGGGAAAAATTTACTGATTTTATTATCAAAGAAATTTCAGATAAAAAAGAAAATGTAGTTTTTGTTTTGTGGGGCGCTTTTGCACAGAAAAAAGCCGAACTGATCAATCCGGCTAAACATTTTATTATAAAGTCTGCACATCCATCACCTTTTTCTGTATACAGAGGTTTTTATGGAAGCAAACCTTTCTCGAAAATCAACGAATATCTTGCTTCAAAAGGTAAGAAAACAATCTCTTGGTAG
- a CDS encoding GNAT family N-acetyltransferase codes for MKIETERLVLKSIDESHVEDILKIRSNEVVNQFVKRISPKTNYDALDFILTIKKRVENKETFYWGISLKNQPNLIGTICLYRFSEDRTEAEVGYELLPDYHRKGIMSEALKAVLNFGFNELYLNEILAFTNKFNENSKSLLLKNDFTLEEGRVDEGFPDNLVFSLRKNI; via the coding sequence ATGAAAATAGAAACCGAAAGATTAGTTTTAAAATCAATCGACGAAAGTCATGTAGAAGATATTTTAAAGATTCGAAGCAATGAAGTAGTCAATCAATTTGTCAAAAGAATTTCGCCAAAAACAAATTATGACGCGTTGGATTTTATTTTGACAATTAAAAAGAGAGTAGAAAACAAAGAAACATTTTATTGGGGAATTTCTTTGAAAAATCAACCCAATCTGATCGGAACAATCTGTTTATACAGATTTTCTGAAGACCGAACGGAAGCTGAGGTCGGTTATGAATTACTACCTGATTATCACAGAAAAGGAATAATGTCTGAAGCCTTGAAAGCGGTTTTGAATTTCGGTTTTAATGAGTTGTATTTAAATGAAATTTTAGCGTTCACTAATAAGTTTAATGAAAATTCAAAGTCATTACTTCTAAAAAATGACTTTACTTTGGAAGAGGGAAGAGTGGATGAAGGTTTTCCGGATAATTTGGTTTTTAGTTTAAGGAAAAATATATGA